The genomic DNA ATATCCCAAAACCACCCAAAAAGATGTGCTGAATTACCTTTATCCAAACTAAACGCATAGGCTACTGACAAAAGTGagaaaattataaacatttaaattgttatttgTGTGATGTTTTAGAGAGTAtgttaaaaaaactacattGGCCTTTAAGTATTTCAAAACTTTATtcgtttaaaagaaaaaagaatctTCTCTGAATTAAAAAGCAGCATACACTACTTTCACTTCATAGTCATTTCTATTCAGCATTACTGTATTGTTCAGGTTCTCAGTTGTCTTCTGGAGAAATGAAACTTTACTAAAGGATTGGGTGACGCCCATTAATTAACAAATGCTGAAGGActgatacaaataataatatAGTCAATTTGTTTTAAGTGATGGAAAATCCTtgtgtaaaacaaaatatactaaatccaataaaagttaaaatatattttattacttttggaTGTTAAACCATGTGGTAAAAGACAGTTAGAGACCGACAGTGGGCCTATGCAAAGACCGTGATTTATGAGCAGGGAGTCACGCCGTCATTTGGCGATTTGTGAAAACTAAAGGATTTGGAAGAGGAAGACATATATCGAACAAATTACATTCAaatgtttaggttttatttcaaatttacAGACGAGGCGTAATGCTTGTCATAGATTAGACGCATGCTGTCTTAactaaaaataacttgcactgacagatctaAAAATGAGCCACtcatttgtctcaagatacaaaccAGTTGGATGTTTTTAAGAGATGCTTACTTATTAAGGTGTAGTCCTGGCTTCAGCTAAGCCTTgactgtgaaaccaggcctaaATATGGTCCTAAATGAAGGTAACTGAATTACTTTGTGGCTGATAAAAGCATTAAAATCACCATTATGAAAAAGATGTCAacattttatctttttttattttataaaccataTGCCTTACCACCAactcaacatttcaagcatTATATGAGCTTGAATTTACTGATGGCATAGTGTTTTACACTGTAATGCATTATATGTACTCATGTGACATAAACAGCTTTCTTAACTAAAGCAAGATGCAGTAAAGATAAAGACACATTTATAAGACCCATTATTTTCAACTGTTGTACTATACCTtgctgttgcagaaggctataaaaatgacattaatATAAGTAATATGAGTGCAACAAGGCAACCAGTTTTGTCGACTTTATAAAAACTGATCTGTCCATTCCTTCAGACCGTTATAACAATCACTTTGTTGCTTTGCATTTGCTTCACATGAGTCTCTAAGCCAGCTCTTAAACTTCAACTCATCCATCCTCAAGACCAGGAAACGACCCAGGACCTCATTTGCTCTTCTTATTCCAATCTTTTCAAGTTGTTCAGCCATCACAGGACCAATTCCAGGAAGTGTTTCAACAGATTTGTTCCTCATTGGCTCAGAACAGAATGATCTGTGCTTTTGGGTTGTTGTTGTCATTGCTGCT from Misgurnus anguillicaudatus chromosome 20, ASM2758022v2, whole genome shotgun sequence includes the following:
- the LOC129454914 gene encoding barrier-to-autointegration factor B-like produces the protein MTTTTQKHRSFCSEPMRNKSVETLPGIGPVMAEQLEKIGIRRANEVLGRFLVLRMDELKFKSWLRDSCEANAKQQSDCYNGLKEWTDQFL